A region of Massilia sp. WG5 DNA encodes the following proteins:
- the flgK gene encoding flagellar hook-associated protein FlgK, protein MSILNNALSGALASQLALSSSSQNIANLQTKGYTRQTALLSAVAPAAGTAQAGNGVRVTSLLRFSDNYKTQQLWRTGSDLGQYSQTQPYLTQLEKVMGDDEASLSNGVDTFFAALNAVAGVDPTSTPLRQQVVTAAGLLSQRFNSLNNVFNAQLQSVRQQRTAIVDSANSSIAAIAALNTQIANANASGSNASNLIDTRDQAIDSLASQMALEVSDQPDGTRNVSLRSGQALVLGGVAGKLAVSGGADQTFSLTFAGTKFDLDVTNAGGQLGGLTSYEKNTLLPLQQNVGEMAKHIADQVNTQLGAGYTMDNKLGKPMFVYTPGNTSNMLQLADGYQTSDLAFSGDGTPGDTGNLRKLVDIKSGSVSMTGIGSVMLSDADTQLVGRLAVNSQQNQGALSTAQSMRDSAMDDWQSTSGVNQDEEAVHLVEYQNMYQANMKVMSVANALFDATLAMMG, encoded by the coding sequence ATGAGCATCCTGAACAACGCCCTGTCCGGCGCGCTTGCTTCGCAACTGGCCCTGTCCTCCAGCAGCCAGAACATCGCCAACCTGCAGACCAAAGGTTATACCCGCCAGACGGCGCTGCTGAGCGCGGTCGCGCCGGCGGCTGGCACCGCCCAGGCCGGCAACGGCGTGCGCGTGACCTCGCTGCTGCGCTTCTCGGACAACTACAAGACCCAGCAGCTGTGGCGCACCGGGTCCGACCTGGGCCAGTACTCGCAGACCCAGCCCTACCTGACCCAGCTGGAGAAGGTCATGGGCGACGACGAAGCCAGCCTCTCGAACGGCGTCGACACCTTCTTCGCCGCCCTGAACGCGGTGGCCGGCGTCGACCCGACCTCGACTCCGCTGCGCCAGCAGGTGGTGACCGCCGCCGGGCTGCTGTCCCAGCGCTTCAACAGCCTGAATAACGTATTCAACGCCCAGCTGCAGTCGGTGCGCCAGCAGCGCACGGCGATCGTCGACTCGGCCAACAGCTCGATCGCGGCGATCGCCGCGCTCAACACCCAGATCGCCAATGCGAACGCCAGCGGCAGCAATGCGTCGAACCTGATCGACACCCGTGACCAGGCGATCGACAGCCTGGCCAGCCAGATGGCGCTGGAAGTCAGCGACCAGCCGGACGGCACCCGCAACGTATCGCTGCGCAGCGGCCAGGCGCTGGTGCTGGGCGGCGTGGCGGGCAAGCTGGCGGTCAGCGGCGGCGCCGACCAGACCTTCAGCCTCACCTTTGCCGGCACCAAGTTCGACCTCGACGTGACCAATGCCGGCGGCCAGCTGGGCGGCCTGACCAGCTACGAAAAGAATACCCTGCTGCCGCTCCAGCAGAACGTGGGCGAGATGGCCAAGCACATCGCCGACCAGGTCAACACCCAGCTCGGCGCCGGCTACACGATGGACAACAAGCTGGGCAAGCCGATGTTCGTCTACACCCCGGGCAACACCTCGAACATGCTGCAGCTGGCCGACGGCTACCAGACCTCGGACCTGGCGTTTTCCGGCGACGGCACGCCGGGCGACACCGGCAACCTGCGCAAGCTGGTCGACATCAAGAGCGGCAGCGTGAGCATGACCGGCATCGGCAGCGTGATGCTCAGCGACGCCGATACCCAGCTGGTCGGCAGGCTGGCGGTGAACAGCCAGCAGAACCAGGGCGCACTGTCGACCGCCCAGTCGATGCGCGACTCGGCCATGGACGACTGGCAGTCGACCAGCGGGGTCAACCAGGACGAGGAAGCCGTGCACCTGGTCGAATACCAGAACATGTACCAGGCCAACATGAAAGTGATGTCGGTCGCGAATGCGCTGTTCGACGCCACCCTGGCGATGATGGGTTGA
- a CDS encoding rod-binding protein, which yields MLDKLNPLGAPVQDGAADLDKAPVAPAADPADPRTDKAYVAKATKAAVEFESFFISHMLQQMRESARTLAPEDSAMKDPVNSDMLDMADKMLAGHMAGQRAFGVADAILKQLLPPGLNKAG from the coding sequence ATGCTCGACAAACTCAACCCGCTGGGCGCCCCGGTGCAGGACGGCGCCGCCGACCTCGACAAGGCGCCGGTGGCGCCGGCCGCCGACCCGGCCGATCCGCGCACCGACAAGGCCTACGTTGCGAAAGCCACCAAGGCGGCCGTCGAATTCGAAAGCTTCTTCATTTCGCACATGCTGCAGCAGATGCGCGAAAGCGCGCGCACCCTGGCGCCCGAGGACAGCGCAATGAAGGACCCGGTCAACAGCGACATGCTGGACATGGCCGACAAGATGCTGGCCGGGCACATGGCCGGCCAGCGCGCATTCGGCGTGGCCGATGCGATTTTGAAGCAATTGTTGCCGCCAGGACTTAATAAAGCGGGCTGA
- a CDS encoding flagellar basal body P-ring protein FlgI, which produces MIRIPVTGSIFRIASALLAAALALPALAAPAASASRSPNADPLPQSRVQPLRNLASVEGVRDNPLVGYGLVVGLNGSGDSTQVKYSSQSVVNMLKQFGVKLPAGEDAKNKNVAAVMVSAVFPPGYRRGQAIDITVSSLGDAKSLRGGTLLLTQLRAADNEVYALAQGNLVVGGLAASGKSGSSVTVNTPTGGRIPNGAMIEREIPTDFATRQQVVLRLRHPNFDTATNVVNAINRRYGPVATTADGTSVEVVAPTNPTERVAFVAKLENMPVEAGVEVPKVVFNSRTGTVVISDGLRVKSAAVTHGALKVVISESSSVSQPGPFSKGQTAVTPQSKVSVDQGSGQMFHWPAGARLQTIIDVVNSLGASPDDIMAILQALDQAGAIEGELVVI; this is translated from the coding sequence ATGATTCGAATTCCCGTAACAGGCTCGATTTTCCGTATCGCTTCCGCGCTGCTGGCCGCGGCGCTGGCGCTGCCGGCGCTGGCCGCGCCGGCGGCGTCGGCAAGCCGCTCCCCGAACGCGGACCCGCTGCCGCAGAGCCGCGTCCAGCCGCTGCGCAACCTGGCCAGCGTGGAAGGCGTGCGCGACAACCCCCTGGTCGGCTACGGCCTGGTCGTCGGCCTGAACGGCAGCGGCGACTCGACCCAGGTGAAGTATTCGAGCCAGTCGGTGGTCAACATGCTCAAGCAGTTCGGCGTCAAGCTGCCGGCCGGCGAAGACGCGAAGAACAAGAACGTCGCCGCCGTGATGGTGTCGGCCGTGTTCCCGCCGGGCTACCGCCGCGGCCAGGCGATCGACATCACCGTGTCCTCGCTGGGCGATGCGAAGAGCCTGCGCGGCGGCACCCTGCTCCTGACCCAGCTGCGCGCGGCCGACAACGAAGTCTATGCGCTGGCCCAGGGCAACCTGGTGGTCGGCGGCCTGGCGGCGTCCGGCAAGAGCGGCTCCTCGGTGACGGTGAATACGCCGACCGGCGGCCGGATCCCGAACGGCGCCATGATCGAGCGCGAGATCCCGACCGATTTCGCGACCCGCCAGCAGGTCGTGCTGCGCCTGCGCCATCCGAACTTCGACACCGCCACCAACGTCGTCAATGCGATCAACCGCCGCTACGGCCCGGTCGCCACCACCGCCGACGGCACCAGCGTCGAAGTGGTCGCGCCGACCAACCCGACCGAGCGCGTGGCCTTCGTCGCCAAGCTGGAAAACATGCCGGTCGAAGCCGGCGTCGAGGTGCCGAAGGTGGTGTTCAACTCGCGCACCGGCACCGTGGTGATCTCCGATGGCCTGCGCGTGAAATCGGCCGCCGTCACCCATGGCGCGCTGAAGGTCGTGATCTCGGAAAGCTCCTCGGTCAGCCAGCCCGGCCCGTTCTCGAAAGGCCAGACCGCCGTCACCCCGCAATCGAAGGTCTCGGTGGACCAGGGCTCGGGCCAGATGTTCCATTGGCCGGCCGGCGCCAGGCTGCAGACCATCATCGACGTGGTCAACAGCCTGGGCGCGTCGCCGGACGACATCATGGCGATCCTGCAGGCGCTCGACCAGGCCGGCGCGATCGAAGGCGAACTGGTGGTGATCTGA
- the flgH gene encoding flagellar basal body L-ring protein FlgH gives MIRLSSAAVAALLLAGCATRVPLNNPKPADDAFALPATAPVRAGVSGGVFSADTVSLTSDARAFRVGDAVTVLLQETTQASKKAGTSFSKGADVTVDPLKALGKTFPKTAIGINANRGFQGDATSTQQNALSGAVTVIVQEVLPNGLLRVSGEKRLQLNQGEEFLRLAGFLRAADIDNDNQVSSLRVANARIAYSGQGTLADANTPGWLTRFFTGPLMPF, from the coding sequence ATGATCCGCCTGAGCTCCGCGGCAGTCGCCGCACTGTTATTGGCGGGCTGCGCCACGCGCGTCCCGCTGAACAACCCGAAGCCGGCCGACGATGCATTCGCGCTGCCGGCGACGGCGCCGGTGCGCGCCGGCGTGTCCGGCGGCGTGTTCTCGGCCGACACCGTGTCGCTGACCTCGGACGCGCGCGCGTTCCGCGTCGGCGACGCCGTCACCGTGCTGCTGCAGGAAACCACCCAGGCCAGCAAGAAGGCCGGCACCAGCTTCTCGAAGGGCGCGGACGTCACGGTCGACCCGCTCAAGGCGCTCGGCAAGACCTTCCCGAAGACCGCGATCGGCATCAATGCCAACCGCGGTTTCCAGGGTGACGCCACCAGCACCCAGCAGAACGCGCTGTCCGGCGCGGTCACCGTGATCGTGCAGGAAGTGCTGCCGAACGGCCTGCTGCGCGTGTCCGGCGAAAAGCGCCTGCAGCTGAACCAGGGCGAGGAGTTCCTGCGCCTGGCCGGCTTCCTGCGCGCCGCCGACATCGACAACGACAACCAGGTCTCGTCGCTGCGCGTGGCGAATGCCCGCATCGCTTACTCCGGCCAGGGGACGCTGGCCGACGCCAACACGCCCGGCTGGCTGACCCGGTTCTTCACCGGTCCGCTGATGCCCTTCTGA
- the flgG gene encoding flagellar basal-body rod protein FlgG: MNPAMWISKTGVQAQDAKLQAIANNLANVNTVGFKRDRVVFEDLFYQVDKQPGAQTADNTVSNGVQLGNGTHVVGTQKVFTNGSIQTTGQSLDVAISGNGFLQVRRPDGTPAYTRAGQLQVDSNGVLVNAQGLPLVPQITVPNNATAITIGENGMVSATVPGAVAPTELGQLTLTSFINPAGLQAMGENLFQETAASGNPNEGKAGDGAFGKIKQGALEGSNVQVVEEMVDMIAAQRTYEMNTKVLSAADNMLQYLAQASR, translated from the coding sequence ATGAATCCAGCAATGTGGATCAGCAAGACCGGCGTGCAGGCACAGGATGCGAAACTGCAGGCCATCGCCAACAACCTGGCCAACGTGAACACCGTCGGCTTCAAGCGCGACCGCGTCGTGTTCGAAGACCTGTTCTACCAGGTCGACAAGCAGCCGGGCGCCCAGACCGCGGACAACACCGTCTCCAACGGCGTCCAGCTTGGTAACGGCACCCACGTCGTCGGCACCCAGAAGGTCTTCACCAACGGCAGCATCCAGACCACCGGCCAGTCGCTCGACGTGGCGATTTCCGGCAACGGCTTCCTGCAGGTGCGCCGTCCGGACGGCACCCCGGCCTATACCCGCGCCGGCCAGCTGCAGGTCGACTCGAACGGCGTGCTGGTCAACGCCCAGGGCCTGCCCCTGGTGCCGCAGATCACCGTGCCGAACAACGCGACCGCGATCACCATCGGCGAGAACGGCATGGTCAGCGCGACCGTGCCGGGCGCCGTGGCCCCGACCGAACTGGGCCAGCTGACCCTGACCAGCTTCATCAACCCGGCCGGCCTGCAGGCGATGGGCGAGAACCTGTTCCAGGAAACCGCCGCCAGCGGCAACCCGAACGAAGGCAAGGCCGGCGACGGCGCCTTCGGCAAGATCAAGCAGGGCGCGCTCGAAGGCTCGAACGTGCAGGTCGTCGAAGAGATGGTCGACATGATCGCAGCCCAGCGCACCTACGAGATGAACACCAAGGTGCTGTCGGCCGCCGACAACATGCTCCAATACCTGGCACAGGCATCCCGCTGA
- a CDS encoding flagellar basal body rod protein FlgF: protein MDKLIFTAVSGAERLMRSQQVHANNLANLDTSGFRAAMEVAGNTELGGYGYDDRHMATMQSDAISTRAGTVRETGRPLDVAIGGQGYLAVQFGDGEAYTRSGEIETDANGALSVHGHPLMGEGGPITLPPHTAVEIGTDGTISVLTEGATQMQVVDKLKLVNAESTQLTKNEAGLIVARDGASLPADPAVSVKPRALEGSNVSAVEEMVATMNLNRSFEIQMRLFKASDSMNESGNRLLGA from the coding sequence ATGGATAAACTGATCTTCACCGCCGTTTCCGGCGCCGAGCGCCTGATGCGCTCGCAGCAGGTCCACGCCAACAACCTGGCGAACCTGGACACCTCGGGCTTCCGCGCAGCGATGGAAGTCGCCGGCAACACCGAACTGGGCGGCTACGGCTACGACGACCGCCACATGGCGACCATGCAATCCGACGCGATCTCGACCCGCGCCGGCACCGTGCGCGAGACCGGGCGTCCGCTCGACGTGGCGATCGGCGGCCAGGGTTACCTCGCCGTGCAGTTCGGCGACGGCGAAGCCTACACCCGCTCGGGCGAGATCGAGACCGACGCCAACGGCGCGCTGTCGGTGCACGGCCATCCGCTGATGGGCGAAGGCGGCCCGATCACGCTGCCGCCGCACACCGCGGTGGAGATCGGCACCGACGGCACGATCTCGGTACTGACCGAGGGCGCGACCCAGATGCAGGTGGTCGACAAGCTCAAGCTCGTGAACGCGGAAAGCACCCAGCTGACCAAGAACGAGGCCGGCCTGATCGTCGCCCGCGACGGCGCCAGCCTGCCGGCCGATCCGGCCGTCAGCGTCAAGCCGCGCGCCCTCGAGGGCAGCAACGTGTCGGCGGTCGAGGAAATGGTCGCGACCATGAACCTGAACCGCAGCTTCGAGATCCAGATGCGCCTGTTCAAGGCCAGCGACAGCATGAACGAGTCGGGCAACCGCCTCCTCGGCGCTTAA
- a CDS encoding flagellar hook protein FlgE — protein sequence MSFDIALSGIQAINQSLEATSNNIANAATYGFKSSRANFSSVYAGTQANGVEVGSLTQTIGQNGSTQTTGRGLDAAIDGRGFFVGRDSTGSLTYSRVGIFSTDTKGFLIDSNGKKVQGYGPSKGGALGPMGDIQVPTGQIDASPTTSIAFVGNLSADWTPPATGTFNAADSTSYNMVKQSVVYDSLGTQHTVSQYFVKADDTSVTVHYKFDDNAVEATTDTLKFDAKGQLVAGTTPMALTLTPKGGAAPIAFSIDYTGTTKFAGEATTTTNRSDGYASGAFVGVELAKDGSLVAKYSNDQSQVVGTVAIATFANEGALQAISDTSWSANADSGAALYNVPGVGLSGKLTTGALEGSNVDITSELVGLMTSQRNYQANSKVLTTENQMMQSLMQAL from the coding sequence ATGAGCTTCGACATCGCACTGTCCGGCATCCAGGCCATCAACCAATCGCTGGAAGCCACTTCGAACAACATCGCCAATGCCGCCACCTACGGCTTCAAGAGCAGCCGCGCGAACTTCTCCTCGGTGTATGCCGGCACCCAGGCCAACGGCGTGGAAGTCGGTTCGCTGACCCAGACCATCGGCCAGAACGGCAGCACCCAGACCACCGGCCGCGGCCTCGACGCCGCAATCGACGGCCGCGGCTTCTTCGTCGGCCGCGACAGCACGGGCAGCCTGACCTATTCGCGCGTCGGCATCTTCTCGACCGACACCAAGGGCTTCCTGATCGACAGCAACGGCAAGAAGGTGCAGGGCTACGGTCCGTCGAAAGGCGGCGCGCTGGGCCCGATGGGCGACATCCAGGTGCCGACCGGCCAGATCGACGCTTCGCCGACCACCAGCATCGCCTTCGTCGGCAACCTGTCGGCCGACTGGACCCCGCCGGCCACCGGCACCTTCAACGCCGCCGATTCGACCAGCTACAACATGGTGAAGCAATCGGTCGTCTACGACTCGCTGGGCACCCAGCACACCGTGTCGCAGTATTTCGTGAAGGCCGACGACACCAGCGTCACGGTCCACTACAAGTTCGACGATAACGCCGTCGAAGCCACGACCGACACCCTGAAGTTCGACGCCAAGGGCCAGCTGGTCGCCGGCACCACGCCGATGGCGCTGACCCTGACCCCGAAAGGCGGCGCGGCCCCGATCGCTTTCAGCATCGACTACACCGGCACCACCAAGTTCGCCGGCGAAGCCACCACCACCACCAACCGCAGCGACGGCTACGCCTCGGGCGCCTTCGTCGGCGTCGAACTGGCGAAGGACGGCTCGCTGGTGGCCAAGTACAGCAACGACCAGTCGCAAGTGGTCGGCACCGTCGCCATCGCGACCTTCGCCAACGAAGGCGCGCTGCAGGCGATCAGCGACACCAGCTGGAGCGCCAACGCCGATTCCGGCGCCGCCCTGTACAACGTGCCGGGCGTGGGCCTGTCGGGCAAGCTGACCACCGGCGCGCTGGAAGGTTCGAACGTCGACATCACGTCGGAACTGGTCGGTCTGATGACCTCGCAGCGCAACTACCAGGCCAACTCGAAAGTCCTGACGACCGAGAACCAGATGATGCAGTCGCTGATGCAGGCTCTGTAA
- a CDS encoding flagellar hook capping FlgD N-terminal domain-containing protein, which translates to MVTTTSTTNNQFGAGAAQTGGQVAAQVNVGANRDMFTKLLVAQIQNQDPLSPQDPTAYVNQLSQLSQTEALQNLSQMTTANASVLQSMQTLAMGSQVGSEVTVATSSLKLGDGKVSGTVNLLGASSATSLVLTGMDGQQHTIELGAHASGALPFTIDPAALGLPPGSYAIQAVPSDGSSPQIEVAARLNSVRVANGAVALQVAGVGEVDPSSITGFNGK; encoded by the coding sequence ATGGTCACCACGACTTCAACGACGAACAACCAGTTCGGCGCGGGCGCCGCGCAAACCGGCGGCCAGGTCGCCGCGCAGGTCAACGTCGGCGCAAACCGCGACATGTTCACCAAGCTGCTGGTGGCGCAGATCCAGAACCAGGATCCGCTCTCGCCGCAGGATCCGACTGCCTACGTCAACCAGCTGTCGCAGCTGTCGCAGACCGAAGCGCTGCAGAACCTGTCGCAGATGACGACCGCGAACGCGAGCGTCCTGCAAAGCATGCAGACGCTGGCGATGGGCAGCCAGGTGGGCTCCGAGGTCACGGTCGCGACCTCCAGCCTCAAGCTCGGCGACGGGAAGGTCAGCGGCACCGTCAACCTGCTCGGCGCCAGCAGCGCCACCAGCCTGGTCCTGACCGGCATGGATGGCCAGCAGCACACGATCGAACTGGGCGCCCACGCGTCGGGCGCCCTGCCGTTCACCATCGATCCGGCGGCGCTTGGCCTGCCGCCGGGCAGCTACGCGATCCAGGCCGTGCCGTCGGACGGCAGTTCGCCCCAGATCGAAGTCGCCGCGCGCCTGAACAGCGTGCGCGTGGCGAACGGCGCGGTGGCGCTCCAGGTGGCCGGCGTCGGCGAAGTCGATCCCTCGTCCATTACCGGCTTCAACGGCAAGTAA
- the flgC gene encoding flagellar basal body rod protein FlgC, with amino-acid sequence MGFKDISQIAGSAMAAQSVRLNTIASNLANADVAAGSESEAYRARKPVFATVMGSQNGGGVQVLDVVQSAEPLRRAHEPGNPKADADGMVYYTNVNEVAEMADMMSASRAFETNVEVLGRIKSMQQSLLKLGEG; translated from the coding sequence ATGGGTTTCAAGGACATTTCTCAGATCGCCGGCTCGGCGATGGCGGCGCAGTCGGTGCGCCTGAACACGATCGCCAGCAACCTGGCCAACGCGGACGTGGCGGCCGGCTCGGAATCCGAAGCCTATCGCGCGCGCAAGCCGGTGTTCGCGACCGTGATGGGCAGCCAGAACGGCGGCGGCGTCCAGGTGCTGGACGTGGTGCAGAGCGCGGAGCCGCTGCGCCGCGCGCACGAGCCGGGCAACCCGAAGGCCGACGCCGACGGCATGGTCTATTACACCAACGTCAATGAAGTGGCCGAGATGGCCGACATGATGTCCGCCTCGCGCGCCTTCGAGACCAACGTCGAGGTACTGGGCCGTATCAAATCCATGCAGCAGTCGCTGCTCAAGCTGGGAGAAGGCTGA
- the flgB gene encoding flagellar basal body rod protein FlgB yields MTINFKDALGVHADALELRAERTKVLAANIANESTPGYTARDVDFGAMLQERVDSENGELSLSDGDPLYRVPFHPSADGNTVEIGVEQAAFSQNASDFQTSLTFINMQLRGLAKAINGQ; encoded by the coding sequence ATGACGATTAATTTCAAGGACGCGCTCGGCGTTCACGCCGACGCGCTCGAGTTGCGCGCCGAGCGCACCAAGGTGTTGGCAGCGAATATCGCCAACGAGAGTACGCCCGGCTACACCGCGCGCGACGTGGACTTCGGCGCCATGCTCCAGGAGCGCGTCGACAGCGAAAACGGCGAGCTGAGCCTCAGCGACGGCGACCCGCTGTACCGCGTCCCCTTCCACCCCAGCGCCGACGGCAACACCGTCGAGATCGGGGTCGAGCAGGCGGCCTTCTCGCAGAACGCCTCGGATTTCCAGACCAGCCTCACCTTCATCAACATGCAGTTGCGCGGGCTCGCCAAGGCCATCAACGGACAGTAA
- the flgA gene encoding flagellar basal body P-ring formation chaperone FlgA: MNAFRKATLVASSIALFSAFAQAASPSLPVQIEQAARVELEKQMASSGLTEAQFDVAVVTTRAAPPCAQNIAIEPLDTRYPQRMRFLARCNDTPGWRYEYIVRARVTAMVAVASGTVAPNEALTDAQVTIERRDISNIADPISSPQEAVGQMSRRMLRPGDILRSGQLSSPVLVKRGDAVMMVARREGIEVSTAGEALDAGARGAVVRVRNAGSGQVVRMRVAGPGTVEPVDAAFER; encoded by the coding sequence ATGAATGCTTTCCGCAAGGCAACCCTTGTTGCTTCGTCAATCGCACTGTTTTCTGCGTTCGCACAAGCTGCTTCACCCTCACTGCCAGTGCAAATTGAACAAGCCGCCCGGGTCGAACTGGAAAAACAGATGGCCTCCTCGGGCCTGACCGAAGCCCAGTTCGACGTCGCCGTCGTGACCACCCGCGCCGCGCCGCCGTGCGCGCAAAACATCGCCATCGAGCCCCTGGATACCCGCTATCCCCAGCGGATGCGCTTCCTGGCGCGTTGCAACGACACCCCCGGGTGGAGATACGAGTACATCGTCCGGGCCCGTGTAACGGCCATGGTCGCGGTCGCCAGCGGCACGGTCGCCCCCAACGAAGCCTTGACCGATGCACAAGTCACGATCGAGCGGCGTGATATTTCTAACATCGCCGATCCGATCAGTTCGCCCCAGGAAGCTGTCGGACAAATGTCACGCAGAATGTTGCGGCCAGGAGACATTTTGCGCAGTGGACAACTCAGCAGTCCGGTTCTGGTCAAGCGCGGCGACGCCGTCATGATGGTGGCGCGCCGCGAAGGCATCGAAGTCAGCACGGCCGGCGAGGCGCTGGACGCCGGCGCGCGCGGCGCCGTGGTCCGGGTGCGCAATGCCGGCAGCGGGCAGGTGGTGCGCATGCGCGTCGCGGGTCCGGGCACCGTCGAGCCGGTCGACGCCGCCTTCGAACGCTGA